Genomic segment of Primulina tabacum isolate GXHZ01 chromosome 11, ASM2559414v2, whole genome shotgun sequence:
tctattatatatatatatatatatatatatataaatataacatatattaatggtttattattataaatgttTTTTTCTGTGGGTTACTCAATCAATGCTTTAAGTGATAGATTTGCATCAATTTGACTTTATATAAATTACATATTGAGGGTATAAAACATCTCGATACTTCGAGCGTTGACAAAAGAACTTGTGGCCAAGATTGAACTCGActggatttaatttttaacgtcGAAAAACACTCCAAATAATCCATATTCATTACTATATGTAGGGTCATGGATCTCTTACAAAAGAataaatatagaatattattggATACACCCACAATTCATTGGATCTAATCATCTAAAAGTCAAAAGACAGCAAAATTCATTGGGGAAGTCTAGAGACATAAACATATACTAATTATTCTGCACACACgatcttttttatcattatcgataaactaaagtgaaattttgACAATTATGGAGTGACTAAATTgatgtttgaattttttaaataaaaaaattaaaataaaaatgtgtgttgaatttttaaaaaaaaaacaaaaacaaaattgtaatattaatatcatataagggtaaaattagAAGAAAAAGTTGATGTTCCTTACTAGGTGGTTACTATCATGTTatcaactatatatatatatatatatatatatatatattgcaacGTGGGGGTGTTGACTTTGAAACATTGAATAGTGGGGGTGTTGACTTTGAAACATTGAATATGCACACGAGTTGCTCTCTATCTCTATATAACACTCAGGTCAGAGTTTGTGAAGTTTACAGCAAAAACTAAACCAAGAATAAGGCAAGTTTTTTTGTATTCAATATGAGAATCAGAGCCTTTTTGCCCTTCTTCCTTCTCTTCCTTATATCGGTAAGCTTTCCAAATATTCCTCTAATCACttaataatcataataaaaattcaatataaCGGATGAATGTTTGATAAAATTCGGtttgtttgttttattattttaattttctttatattttcttgtttttcagTGTTGTCTGAGTGATGCGAGAAAAGATGGTGGAGATCactggaaaaatatgatgaACGGCGAGCCTGTACCTAAAGCAATCAAAGATCTACTTAATCAAGATTCTGAACTGGATCCCAAGAAAATCCACGCAAATCGTTTCGTCAGAGAGTTTAACAACGACCCTAGTTTCATATTATATCACGCACAAGAACCAAGTCCTTAAAGTGTATTTGAGTCTGAGTTCGAGTTTGATAAACTGGATCCCGAGAAAATCTACGTAAATTGTTTTGTGACAGAGTTTGACAACGATCTTGTTTGTATAATATATCACGTTCAAGAACCAAATCCAAATCCTTGAAGCGTGTTCAACTCCGAGTTCGAGTCCGATAGATTAAATATTGTTACGACATATGTTTTCATGCATCTAAAATTGTGGATTCCATATGTTTGCATGcatctaaaaaaaaatttgtgggaTTTTCACTTCCGTGCTCTAAATTTGTATGGTTTCGTGTTCGCTTTGTTGATTGACCGTGAGATTTGGTGATTTAAGTATATAAATAAATGTCTAAAACTTCGTGgtgttaaataattttttttttttttttctgataattattttttttttatgtagaTTGATTGTAAATTAAAGCTAAAAAATCTAGATAAAGATGAAGAAATAttagtaataaaatttttttagaaaCCTATGTATTCACTCAAATATATTTTAtcagattttttttatcaaataaaaatgGGTTAGTTTTCTGAGTAGGTCTcttttgagacggtctcacgaatctttatcgatgagacggatcaactctaccgatattcacaataaaaagtaatacttttagcataaaaagtaatattttttcatggatgacccaaatgagatatcagtctcacaaaatacgacacgtgagactgtttcacataagtttttgcctaattTTAATATGAGAGAGTTATATTTGTtactttaaaaattatatatgtgataccaaaattagttattttaaacttttcaaCCTTAACATTATAGTAAACACTGAATGCTAGTTCCATCCTTgtatgtataaaaaataatacaatatAGATTTTCACTTTTATGTTATAACTCGTAATGTTGCGtggttttatttgaaaaataaatatttaaattttttggatAAATTAAGATAACGAAAATCATATATGTGAGTATTTTTTGTATTAAAAGACCTTTTTAAGCTTTTTGAATaaagagtaagtctcttgtgagacggtctcacgaaactttatttgtgagacgggtcaatcatatcgatattcacaataaaaaataataatcttagcataaaaagtaatacttttcatggatgacccaaataagatatttgtctcacaaaatacgatccgtaagaacgttttacataaatttttgccaaaaagtaataatttttcatggatgaccaaaataagagatctgtctcacaaaatacgagccgtgagaccatctcacacaaatttttgtcttagATAAATGATATgataatgtgaaaataaattttttaaaaattatttttggatatattttattatttatatcattGAACTTTGGGACGATATATAAaggaaataataaattttgtaaGGATATTTTGGtctttcaaaatattaaaaattaattattcgaCAGAAAGCTTTTTTGGTTAAATATTAAAGTAAGGTAAACATCAATTAAAAAGATAACTTTAAACTTATTTTTTGTGAATTGATATTACAAGTAAAATGAATTACATCATGAAATTAAGTTGTTTCAATAATTATAATTTGATTTTACATAATGTTAATATAATAATtgcttattttaaattcagtaaaattatttcagcagaattaaattatttcatgtaaAAGAATTTTACaaaatagaatatatatatatatatatatatatatatacatgcatatataaatTTAGACtagattttatttgttttaatcaaatgtatttttagaGTAAATATAATGGATTTtagaatttcaaatttttaaatataatattttcaatataaattcgaaaatattaaagttttttgaaaaatgaatattttttattattttttatgtcaaaagcgCTCTAGCAAGTAGCAACTCTGTGAAGCTATTTTTATCAGCCAATCTCAATACTGGAGATCAAATGGACGGTGAAGATCAAGAGTTAACGCCGGTTGCACCGGATTACCGTGAGGCTGCGCCGCAGAATAAAAAAGTAAATAGAGATACACTCGAGTCGAGCGGCGGCTGGAAAAGTGTTCAGTGTCAATGGAGGAAAACCGAAGAGATTCCACCGGAACCCCGCCGACGCCGGCAATAGATGGTCACACTCCGGTTGCGGAGCCTTTGACGTCGTCTCGGAGAAGAGGTGGTGCACAAAAACGAAAATCGGCCTCCATCAAtagcggcggcggcggcggcacAGATCCTCAAGCGGCGTCCTCTAAGAGACAGGCTCGGGAAAAGCCTCCCGTGGAGTCTTTTCCTCAGATCCACCTAAATGGACCTTGCACTAGGGCTCGAGTTCAGCCTAACAACGGTGATAGTTTATCTCTGGAGGTGGCGGATGGGAAGGTCGAATCGGAGGCGAAGGCGGAGGAGTTAAGGAGAGCTAGTGAAAATTGGGAGGAGTTGGAGGCAGAGATTGAGGCTGAATACGAAGCTATTATATCGAGAGACTCGAATGCCCATGTGGTACCTATTCATGCTGGTGAGTGAGTGACGATGATTCAATATTGTTGTAATGTCGTTTGCACGAATAGTTATTTTAGCTTCAACCTTTTGTTTGGACTTGTGGAGCTGTGCATGTTTGTGCGATTGAAGATGTTTTTCAAAGAATTTGGCTTTTTGAAACTGCTCAATTGTCGGATTAAAGGGAGTGAAGTGTTACTTTGGTGAATTTGAGAAAATGCAATGACTGAAATATATTTGGCACGGTGCAGTGAAATATGTTCACTTTTGAAGCTTAGTTTTCTGGTCTTGGGGACTTATGGTTTGAGAAAATTGGGCAAGGTTGTTAAATTCATATCTGTTATTTTAGAATCTTGAAATGCAAATCTTTGTGTGTGTGGACACTGGACGGTGGACCTgaatttgtttatttaatttagttaGGTTTTGCTTAGGAAAACACGTTGAACTGTTGGATAAACGTTTTTACATGTTTGATTACCTGGTCGCTTGTGCAGAAAAAGTACCGGGTACCCGTGAGAATGTTCTGGCCGTTTTAAGTGAaggtaacttttttttttaaaaaaagttcagTATTGTTAATATAGGTCACTTTGTATGTTCTAGGTTGGTTTTCTTGGAACAAAATCCACACACTGGAGGAGAGGATGATGCCTTCTTTCTTCAATGGGAAACTGGAGAGTAGGACTCCAGAAATATACATGGAGATACGCAATTGGATAATGAAGAAGTTCCATTTTAATCCAAATTCTCAAATCGAGTTGGAACAACTTTCCGAGCTCACAGTTGGAGATTTGGATGCTAGGCAAGAGGTGATGGAGTTTCTAGACTACTGGGGTCTGATCAATTATCATCCATTCCCAAAGAATGAACCTGTCACCGCTGCTACTGTTGATGATGACGACTGACGACGACGACaacggcggcggcggcggcggcggcgagGACGATGAATCAAGTAAAAAGGACTCGTTGGTTGATAAACTATTTCAGTTTGAAACAGTGGAATCATGGACTCCTGTTGTTACTAGGACAAATATGGAGATGCCTTCCATGTCATCTGGATTGGTACCTGAATCTTTCATTGCTGAAGAATTGAATAAGTCCGAGGGACCTTCTGTTGGGTACCATTGCAATTCTTGTTCAACGGATTGTTCCCGGAAACGTTATCATTGCCAGAAGCAGGTTTCTGTCTCTGGCACTGCTCTTtctttgtgttgaaagtttACTCTGGCAGTTCTATATTTTGTGTAATGTTTTTATGTGTTATAACTTATAAGCGCGAATTAACCATATTAGGAAATTTAAAGGTTTGTGTGTTCGTCTAGTCATATGTATGCTCGACAATCAAAGtgcaaataattgtttttaggAGAAGATGATGGCAAGCTTGTTCCTGTATGgacttttattcaaattttaccCATCGGGACTCCTGATGTGTCAAACAGATTCTATCTCTAGAGAGAAGAGGATAGGGGTTTATTATGTCATATTAATAATCACCGACTTCTCATTTTTGCCTCCATCGAGTCGAGGCTGTAATTTAGCTGAAATTTAGAAGAGGTGCAAATGCAGGACAGTTATGGTTTATTCTGGGCATTTCTATTTTGTCTTGTATATTGGCAAACATGGTTGGATTCCAAGGGAATCACTTTTTTGCTTACTTATTAATCGACAATAGATGGAAGGAAGTTTATGAATATTATTTGCATTTTAGGAGAATGGATAATTGCTACGTGGTTACCTATTTTCTACTCTTGTGACTGTTTATGGAAGTTGTGAACTTTTTTCAAGCATTTATAACCTGTTCATCTGTCTTTTAGGCAACTCTTTGGATGTTCTTTAATATTTCATTTGGACCTTCTTTTGTTGGCTCCCCTTATTTTTCTAGTCTTTGCCATTTATTCATACCTCCAAAATTCTTTCTGGTTTTATTTATCCAAGGTTGATTGTTTCTTCCTCTACATCTTTCATGGTAACTTACATGACTGCTGAACCCAACCTGAGCACAGGCAGATTTTGATTTATGTGCGGAATGCTTCAACAATGGAAAGTTCGGCTCGGACATGTCCGTGTCAGATTTCATTCTCATGGAATCAGCTGAAGCCGACGGTGTGAGTGGAGGCAAATGGACAGATCAAGAGACACTTTTACTCCTTGAAGCAATAGAGTTATTCAGAGATAACTGGAGTGAGATTGCTGAGCATGTGGCCACAAAGACAAAAGCTCAGTGTATACTGCATTTTGTCCAAATGCCGATCGGAGATGTGTTCTTCAATAGTGATGATGAAAACAATGTGGTTCCTAAAGAAAGTGGATTACCATTTTCCACTACTACCGAAAATTCATCTCCTAAAGCTAACCACGACATAGATACTGATGTTAAAGATGTCACTGAGAAAACAGAAAATGAGGGTGATGCCACTGACAACCAGGCCTCATCCAGCCCAATGGAAATCCCAAAATCAGAAGAAGTTGATGATTCACATAAGAGTCTTGAATTTATGGAAAACTTTACACAGAAAGCCCTCAAGGACGCATTTGAAGCTGTGGGTTCTCTTTCTTCACCGGGGAATAAGCTATCATTTGCTGAGGCGGGTAATCCAGTGATGGTATTGGTATGTGGATTATATCTTCCTTTTCTCTCAAATTGAGTTAACTTTTCATGTATTTTCTTTGGTGTATGAACTACTTATTTGAACACAAAACTGGCTGCAGTTAGCTTATATTCTGTAAATCCTACATCTTTTTTCGTTTGCTTCCAACCTGGTCTATTTTCTTTTCTAGGCAGCATTTCTAGTGCGATTGGTGGAACCTAGTATTGCAAGTGCCTCGGTTCATAGCTTTTTAAAAGCTTTATCTGCCAAACATTCCAGCGATCAACTCGCTGCTAGACACTGTTTACCTTTGGAAGACCCACCAGATGACAAGAAAAAGCTGGCGGACTCTGAAGGGTTTGTGAATTTCTATTCTTGTTATTCCTTAGAATATGCATACTATTATTGATTTCAATCGAAAAAATTTGCAGTGCTGCTACTGAAACTGTTGAGGATGAAATTCTAAAAGATAGGAATGAACATGTTGAAAAGCAGAATGAGGAAACACCTGATTCAGCTGTTGAGGGTATCAGGATTCAAGATGATGGCAAGGAAGAAAATAAGGAATCTACCTCTGAAGAACATAAAGGAAAAAAGGATGCTTCCTCTGAACAGAAACTCGTTGTTACTACCAGTAGTGACAAATCTGAATTTCCAAGGAAACAGTCTCTAAAAGATGCTGAAGCATCCAGTGTTTCAGCGTCACATATCCATCTTAATTTCAATCATGTGAAAGAATCAGAAAATGGAAATTCAGCTGTGGAGTTGTGTCAGTCTGAAGCTCCtccgaaaaataaaaatactgagcttttttttatgtcaaattcAGTGACCGAAAAAGAAAAATGCACAGGTGCAATTCAAAATTCTATTTAGCACTCTTCCTCATTTGCAAGAAGTTTTTGGAGTCTCACGAGTAAATTTATGGAAATAATTGAACTATCTATTTATCACCTATTCCTTAACGAGTGAACTGGAAATTAATATTGCAAAAACCAGTTAGTTATTAATTGCTTAATGCTGAAATTCATCTCCATTATATGTTACAATACGGGGCTACACTTTGATTTTCGGCAATAAACAgggatttcttttttttttttgtgtgtgtgtatctTAAGTTGCATAATGGCACATAAATGAATAACCTGGATTTTTCGCCGAGAACATGCGGTAAACTATAAAAGAAGGCTTGTTAGCATATTTTACTGGGAGAATCTTATTGGATGCCTTCAATCGAATGCTAATGCAGGTGATGAAGAAGTTAAAGAGCATGTTGGTGGAAAGAAGAATTCCCTGGTTACTAAAAATGATCTTGATATCAACAAATTAAACCGTGCTGCGGTGACTGCCTTTTCAGCTGCAGCAGTGAAAGCAAAGCTTCTAGCAGACGAAGAGGAAAGCCAAATTCGTCAGCTTGCCATATTGCTGGTAGAAAAACAGGTATTATAGCCACTAATATACATACTAGTATCCTGCTGATGGAGCTGCAAATGGATTTAATGATTTGAGTCGTATGTTGGATCATTCACACTTTTGTAGTGGTCTGAGCCTAATATTTCACGAAGTTGTGCAAGAGTCCAAACAAACTTGATTTATTCGTGAGTGGAATTTAAAGCTTGCATTAATGATTTGTGATGAAAGTTGTGCTTCATAGCTACTCGTATTAGCCATTAGTTCTTGTTGAACTTTCAATTTAGAGCTCTATTATGAACATGATTGAAGAtatgcatatattttaatttaacaaGTTCATTTTTCGAACTAGCATATTGTTACTCTAAACGACGGCTAAAGCTTAGGATTGGAGTCAATAAAATATTCTTGAGACATGACTTTGTTTTTGGGATTTGAGCTTCATTTTTTCGTTTCTGTGATCTGTGATAAAGTTTGGCACAATGAACTTCTTGAGCTCTACATGGTCTCTCACCGCTTTTATACACATATTTGTGCTTCCGTTGATTGCTCAGACTTCCTTATTCGCAGTTGCACAAACTTGAAACAAAATTGGCTTTCTTTGGTGACTTGGAAAATGTGGTTTTGCGTGTTAAAGAACAGTTGGATAGGTCAAAACAGAGGCTTTTCCAGGAGAGAGCACAGATTATTGCGACACGGCTTGGGATGCCAGCATCTGCTGCTCGTCCTACTTCTCACCACTTAACTCCTAACAGAGCACCGGCACCGGCGGCTAATTTTCCAAACCAGACATTAAGACCCTCGATGGGAACGAACTCTTTAAGACCACCTATTTCACGACCAATAATGGCCCCAAATCCTGCTTCAAGCCCTTCAATGCCCATAAATGCTGCAGGAAGTTGGATGCATCCCAATTCAGATAAGTTCTCTTCATTTGGCTCAAAGTAATTGTTGCTTAAGCATGTTTGGAGAAATCTTTTTCCTAGCAATGTTACTATCACACGCGCTGAGAAGTTCTTGATTGTAGAATTCTTAGCTTGTATTTTATTCGAAGTTTGCGAAGCAACAATATTGTCTCATACCGCGAAGAAAGAATAGGAAAAAGCCGTGAATTCCTTCGAGTCGAGGACAGAATGATTGATTCTGCTTACAACCTTTGTACTAGTTACGTAGATTAAATGACCCAAAATTATTGTATTAGTTGTGATAGGCAATTCCAGGTACAATTTCTGTATTCATAAACGCATACTTGAGCTAGTTTTTCACGTATTTTGCTCAATAAATATAACTGATTTTTCCTTTTATATTCATGCACCGACTCTTTCCAGTTTTAGGCCAATGTTGGGCAAAGGGTGAAAAATCCAATATTTAATCAAATGGGTTACACCACCATTCCTTCTAATCTGCTGTCGGTGCCAACATACATTGAAGTAATAAAAGATGAAACTAGAACTGAAAAGGAAGATTATATCTGCATTTTACATAAGAAACAGAGGGGCAAGCCAATTTAGAGACGGACAAATTAGTTTATTACGAACAGTAAAGCTAGTACAAATTGGACAAAATTAAGAGTTGATAAACAGTAGTGTTACAACGTTTGCACGAAATCCTCGGTAACTCTTACCAAAATCGAAGATTGAACACGGACGTTCAACCAATAGGAACAACAAAAAAGCATTTAGTAGTGTACATAAAACAGTGTTTGTTCAGCACTCGCATCCACCTGACCTCTGCTGATTGCCACTTGCAACGTCGATCGTGTCGGGTAAGTACCTTCGACGCAACAAAAATTTTCTCCAAATTTAGAAAACAACGGAGAAGGTATCGCATTTTATTAGGTTAAGATGCATCTGTGACTCACACCCAGCCACTATGGAACCTGATGAAAATTGCATTACCTTTTTTCaactatcaaaattaaattcgATTCCTAAACTCAGGGTGTCCTGGTCATTATACTCGAGGATCAACTAGAAAAATTTCCAATACTAGAGGCCAACCCAAGCCCTACTCAGTAGAGGTTATCAGGTTCGAGCTTTTGAAGAGTTCGATTTGTTGGAGTATCGATTTCGCACAAGTTTGACAATTATATGACCcttttactaaaaataatttataactcAGATTTATACGACGAAAATAAGAGGGCcacaataattttaataatatttgggaaaaaagaaaatattggcTCGATTCTTAACGAGTACTCCAGAATGAGATGGCAGCACTCAACCTTTACGAGACAGCAGACGAGCTATTTGAACTCAACTTTGATTCAGTCAAAGTTGAACTTGAGTGCAGTTCTTAATTGAGTTGGTTCCAAGCAGTTTGGATTGATTACAGCCTCACCCAAAACACATGTCAAGATGTAAGACAGCAAACTATATGATGTTGATGTGCATTACCAATGAATCTATTGAACCAGATTTGGGAGAAATCATATAGTTTTTTGTTTAGTTACTCacatttcttcttcttcaccaCTCTTCAATGCATTCTTCGCAATGGCCTGGAAAGCCTCTTCAATATTGGTGCCTTCCTTGGCAGAAGTCTCAAAGTAGGGAATGTTCCCTTTCGAGGCACACCAAGCCCGAGCCTTTTTCTCAGATACCTGCAACAGTGCAATTGAGTTAGCATAACATTCTCAACCACAAAGAAAGGTTCACGGGTTCAAGAACTGAAAATTATGACAGACATTAGTAGTATAAATATCAGCATGGCAAGTCCTCCAATAAACCAATAAGATCAACAAACATAATCAGTTTCCAAAGTGTCACCACCTCCAAAAATACTATACCATATatgttcgatttttttttttcaacaatGAGGCATTCCTAGAGTGAGAGCCATAAATGTGTCTTGACATCATATTGACCTTTCTGGAAGTACCCGTGCATCGCAGGGAAAAGAGGCTTCACCGAGGAaagggaaaaagaaaaggaaaatcaTACAGAAGGAAGCTTACCACTCTGCTATTTCCACCATCCACATCGATCTTATTGCCAATCACAACAAATGGAAAATTTTCTGGATCTGATGGACTTGCC
This window contains:
- the LOC142517736 gene encoding SWI/SNF complex subunit SWI3D-like — its product is MEENRRDSTGTPPTPAIDGHTPVAEPLTSSRRRGGAQKRKSASINSGGGGGTDPQAASSKRQAREKPPVESFPQIHLNGPCTRARVQPNNGDSLSLEVADGKVESEAKAEELRRASENWEELEAEIEAEYEAIISRDSNAHVVPIHAGWFSWNKIHTLEERMMPSFFNGKLESRTPEIYMEIRNWIMKKFHFNPNSQIELEQLSELTVGDLDARQEVMEFLDYWGLINYHPFPKNEPVTAATDDESSKKDSLVDKLFQFETVESWTPVVTRTNMEMPSMSSGLVPESFIAEELNKSEGPSVGYHCNSCSTDCSRKRYHCQKQADFDLCAECFNNGKFGSDMSVSDFILMESAEADGVSGGKWTDQETLLLLEAIELFRDNWSEIAEHVATKTKAQCILHFVQMPIGDVFFNSDDENNVVPKESGLPFSTTTENSSPKANHDIDTDVKDVTEKTENEGDATDNQASSSPMEIPKSEEVDDSHKSLEFMENFTQKALKDAFEAVGSLSSPGNKLSFAEAGNPVMVLAAFLVRLVEPSIASASVHSFLKALSAKHSSDQLAARHCLPLEDPPDDKKKLADSEGAATETVEDEILKDRNEHVEKQNEETPDSAVEGIRIQDDGKEENKESTSEEHKGKKDASSEQKLVVTTSSDKSEFPRKQSLKDAEASSVSASHIHLNFNHVKESENGNSAVELCQSEAPPKNKNTELFFMSNSVTEKEKCTGDEEVKEHVGGKKNSLVTKNDLDINKLNRAAVTAFSAAAVKAKLLADEEESQIRQLAILLVEKQLHKLETKLAFFGDLENVVLRVKEQLDRSKQRLFQERAQIIATRLGMPASAARPTSHHLTPNRAPAPAANFPNQTLRPSMGTNSLRPPISRPIMAPNPASSPSMPINAAGSWMHPNSDKFSSFGSK